Proteins encoded in a region of the uncultured Paludibaculum sp. genome:
- a CDS encoding site-2 protease family protein, whose product MNLLAVPSRTRFDLNFRLFGIPIRIHPLFWLTCFLLGGGRKEPGVLLIWAVCVFFSILLHELGHVAAMIWAGDRGDIVLHGFGGLAIPYYGKGGPTKQAVISAAGPVAGFVLAALVWAGVVATGGSVEVSFRSLGFPRFDPEVASLVALGVPLRMYYFIHYAAFFLLYINIYWGLLNLLPVYPLDGGQMTRALWERRDPLNGERRSLQLSMYVAGAVALLALPSNNLYQVLLFGTLAFGSYQALQVRTPLRHVPPENPYAWRRY is encoded by the coding sequence ATGAATTTACTGGCTGTGCCCTCGCGCACGCGCTTCGACCTGAATTTTCGCCTCTTCGGTATACCCATTCGGATTCATCCGCTGTTTTGGTTGACCTGCTTCCTCCTGGGTGGTGGGCGGAAAGAGCCGGGTGTTCTGCTGATTTGGGCCGTCTGCGTTTTCTTCTCGATCCTGCTCCACGAGCTGGGTCACGTCGCCGCCATGATCTGGGCCGGCGATCGCGGCGACATTGTGCTGCATGGCTTTGGTGGACTCGCGATCCCCTACTACGGAAAGGGTGGACCCACGAAACAGGCGGTGATCTCCGCCGCCGGCCCGGTGGCCGGATTCGTGCTGGCTGCCCTAGTCTGGGCCGGTGTCGTAGCGACCGGCGGCAGCGTGGAGGTGTCTTTCCGCTCCCTCGGATTTCCGCGCTTTGATCCCGAAGTCGCATCGCTGGTGGCGCTCGGCGTGCCCCTTCGCATGTACTATTTCATACATTATGCAGCATTTTTTCTGCTCTATATCAACATCTATTGGGGACTCTTGAATCTGCTGCCGGTTTATCCGCTCGACGGCGGACAGATGACTCGCGCCCTGTGGGAAAGGCGCGACCCGCTCAATGGAGAGCGCCGCTCGCTCCAGCTTTCGATGTACGTGGCCGGCGCTGTGGCGTTGCTCGCGCTGCCTTCCAATAATCTGTATCAAGTGCTACTGTTCGGCACCCTGGCGTTCGGCAGCTATCAGGCACTCCAGGTCCGAACCCCGCTCCGCCACGTTCCACCTGAGAACCCTTACGCCTGGCGGCGGTATTAG
- a CDS encoding (Fe-S)-binding protein, translated as MVEKILFFLVVAGSLFAFWGRFSAVYQTIVRSKRDPGFQLAPVGKRVWDFFWEVLCQSKVIKERPLPGLAHAFVFWGFCAFALVTLNHLALGAGLHLFGRDNPVFLPAVVFSFLVTVSILGLTVRRFLVRPKWLGEKVSWESGLIALLIVILMVTFLADFTLRPQEGSPLDRLLWWSHTLALLIFLPLLPHTKHLHLVLSPATIFLSRGGFSQIPPLEGDEDFGLDTGKDVTQLLALQAFSCVECGRCQEHCPASNTGKLLNPKLIALGLRGYLNENGAQSEQPLLGVHLQEEAIFQCTTCGACEYQCPVGIEHLPLIIGLRRGAVNTGKWEDEYGGQLFLKLERNGNPLGMAPLERDRFIQRSEIPLFDGTQDYCLWLGCMGSYDPKGREIVLSLIRVLKHLGVTYGVLKKEKCTGDSARRLGNDLAFQQLAEFNIGQMKAAKVTKLLSICPHCVRTIGEDWKEFGVEFEIEHHSVFLARHQSKLPVAADSPKTVYHDPCYLGRYQNIYDEPREVVKASGELLEAERSRERSFCCGAGGGLVFLGEEKGDRVSHERTNQLLATGADVVAAACPFCNTMFRDAFAAVKPEGAPQLLDIAQIAAARLPKELPSA; from the coding sequence ATGGTGGAGAAAATTCTGTTCTTCCTGGTGGTGGCTGGGTCCCTGTTTGCCTTTTGGGGACGCTTCTCCGCGGTCTACCAGACGATCGTCCGGTCCAAGCGGGATCCCGGTTTCCAACTCGCGCCGGTGGGCAAACGCGTCTGGGACTTCTTCTGGGAAGTCCTTTGCCAGTCTAAAGTCATCAAAGAACGGCCTTTACCCGGTCTGGCCCATGCGTTCGTCTTCTGGGGATTCTGCGCCTTCGCCCTAGTCACCCTCAATCATCTCGCCCTGGGGGCCGGCCTCCATCTTTTTGGTCGCGACAACCCAGTCTTCCTTCCTGCCGTCGTCTTCTCCTTTCTCGTGACCGTCTCGATTCTGGGCCTTACCGTCCGCCGGTTCCTCGTCCGGCCTAAGTGGTTGGGCGAGAAGGTGTCATGGGAGTCCGGGCTCATTGCCCTGCTGATCGTCATCCTGATGGTCACCTTCCTCGCCGATTTCACACTGCGGCCGCAGGAAGGATCGCCGCTCGACCGGTTGCTGTGGTGGTCGCACACGCTGGCTTTGCTCATTTTTCTCCCCCTGCTGCCCCACACGAAGCACCTGCACCTGGTGCTGAGTCCGGCCACCATCTTCCTCTCGCGCGGCGGCTTCAGCCAGATCCCGCCTCTGGAGGGTGACGAGGACTTCGGCCTGGACACCGGCAAGGACGTCACCCAGTTGCTAGCCCTGCAGGCCTTCTCGTGCGTGGAATGCGGCCGCTGCCAGGAGCACTGCCCGGCCAGCAATACCGGCAAGCTGCTGAATCCAAAGCTGATTGCGTTGGGGCTGCGCGGCTACCTAAACGAAAACGGGGCCCAAAGCGAGCAACCGCTGCTGGGTGTCCATCTGCAGGAGGAGGCCATTTTCCAGTGCACCACCTGCGGAGCCTGCGAGTACCAGTGCCCCGTCGGCATCGAACATCTGCCGCTGATCATCGGCCTGCGGCGCGGCGCCGTCAATACCGGCAAGTGGGAGGATGAATACGGCGGCCAGCTCTTCCTCAAACTGGAACGGAACGGCAATCCGTTGGGCATGGCTCCGCTGGAGCGCGACCGCTTCATCCAGCGCAGCGAGATCCCCCTCTTCGACGGCACGCAGGATTACTGCCTGTGGCTGGGCTGCATGGGTTCGTACGATCCAAAAGGCCGCGAGATCGTGCTCTCGCTCATCCGCGTCCTGAAGCATCTAGGTGTCACCTACGGCGTGCTGAAGAAGGAAAAGTGTACGGGCGACTCCGCCCGCCGCCTGGGCAACGACCTGGCCTTTCAACAGCTTGCGGAGTTCAACATCGGCCAGATGAAGGCCGCCAAGGTGACCAAGCTCCTGTCCATCTGCCCGCATTGCGTGCGCACCATTGGCGAGGACTGGAAGGAGTTTGGCGTCGAGTTCGAGATTGAGCACCACTCGGTCTTCCTGGCCCGCCACCAGTCCAAACTGCCGGTGGCTGCCGATTCGCCCAAGACCGTCTATCATGACCCCTGCTATCTGGGCCGCTACCAGAACATCTACGACGAGCCGCGCGAGGTCGTGAAGGCTTCGGGCGAACTGCTGGAGGCCGAGAGATCCAGGGAGCGCAGTTTCTGTTGTGGCGCCGGGGGCGGACTGGTGTTCCTGGGCGAGGAGAAGGGCGACCGCGTCAGCCACGAGCGCACAAACCAGCTTCTGGCCACCGGAGCCGATGTGGTGGCGGCAGCCTGTCCATTCTGCAATACGATGTTTCGCGACGCCTTCGCGGCCGTGAAACCCGAGGGCGCACCGCAACTGCTGGACATCGCGCAGATCGCGGCGGCGCGCCTGCCGAAAGAGCTACCGAGCGCCTGA
- a CDS encoding UDP-glucuronic acid decarboxylase family protein, whose translation MRYLVAGAAGFIGSHLCDRLIAEGHDVLAIDNFITGSERNIAHLKGNPRFRFRQHDVIQPIQVDEPLDYVLNLASPASPKDYLDHPVETLRVGSEGTRNLLELALEKNAGFLLTSTSECYGDPLEHPQKETYWGNVNPIGPRSCYDESKRFAEAMTMAYHRAHGMRTTIARIFNTYGPRMHLNDGRIVPAFVDQALRDVPMTVFGTGTQTRSFCYVSDLVDGLLRLAHSSERLPVNLGNPLEMTVLQFAERIRALTGTKSEIVFHPLPQDDPQRRRPDITKAYEVLGWQPKVDLDEGLTSTIDYFRVPA comes from the coding sequence TTGCGCTATCTCGTAGCGGGTGCCGCTGGGTTCATCGGCTCCCATCTGTGCGATCGATTGATCGCCGAAGGCCACGACGTTCTCGCCATTGACAATTTCATCACCGGGTCGGAGCGGAACATCGCCCACCTCAAGGGGAACCCGCGTTTCCGCTTCCGCCAGCATGATGTGATTCAGCCGATCCAGGTCGACGAACCGCTGGACTACGTCCTCAACCTCGCCTCGCCGGCGAGCCCCAAGGATTATCTCGATCACCCCGTGGAAACGCTCCGCGTCGGGTCGGAAGGCACCCGCAATCTGTTGGAACTGGCGCTGGAGAAGAATGCCGGATTCCTGCTGACGTCCACATCGGAGTGCTACGGGGATCCGCTGGAGCACCCGCAGAAAGAGACCTACTGGGGCAACGTGAATCCCATCGGACCGCGCTCATGCTACGACGAGAGCAAGCGGTTCGCCGAAGCGATGACCATGGCCTATCACCGGGCCCATGGCATGCGCACCACGATCGCGCGCATTTTCAACACCTACGGGCCCCGCATGCACCTGAATGATGGCCGCATCGTGCCGGCGTTCGTCGACCAGGCCCTGCGCGACGTCCCCATGACCGTCTTCGGAACAGGCACCCAAACGCGCAGTTTCTGCTACGTCAGCGATCTGGTGGACGGGTTGCTCCGGTTGGCCCATTCCTCTGAGCGTCTGCCGGTGAATCTGGGGAACCCCCTGGAAATGACGGTGCTTCAATTTGCAGAGCGTATCCGGGCGCTGACGGGGACAAAATCCGAGATCGTATTCCACCCACTGCCACAGGACGACCCGCAACGCAGGCGTCCGGATATCACCAAGGCGTATGAGGTTCTGGGATGGCAGCCCAAGGTGGATCTGGACGAGGGGTTGACCAGTACCATCGACTATTTCCGCGTGCCGGCGTAG